The Phoenix dactylifera cultivar Barhee BC4 chromosome 17, palm_55x_up_171113_PBpolish2nd_filt_p, whole genome shotgun sequence genome contains a region encoding:
- the LOC120104179 gene encoding cytochrome P450 89A2-like, giving the protein MEDWVFFLLSITLCIALKILLSKLANTTHKKPNLPPGPRFIPILSPLQWFRLNLFDIEPVLRSLRTKYGPIFTLHITSSPTIFIADRKVAHQALVQAGAAFADRPPATESGRLLSSNRHNISSAPYGPLWRLLRRNLNAEIIHPSRLKLFTPVRRWVLRILVSKLKTEAEAGGGVVVVMESFRYAIFRLLFLMCFGEKLDEKATDDIQATMRHLLSSLAKFNVFAFLPKVTKIVFRERWNLLLVLHKRREEQFVPLIRARRERKQQQQQHGEGSFAYAYVDSLLDLRLPEEGGRQLSECEQVSLCSEFLAGGTDTTTTALQWIMANLVKHPDVQRKLLEEIEATVGSDAEEIVEEDLQRMPYLKAVILEGLRRHPPAHFVVPHAVTEDVTLNGYLIPKGAAINVTTAEMGWDGKVWEEPMEFKPERFLAGGSGEGVDITGSKEIKMMPFGVGRRICPGLGLAMLHLEYFVANLVRDFEWKAVEGEVDLSEKLDLTVVMKNPLRARILPRRNE; this is encoded by the coding sequence ATGGAAGATTGGGTGTTCTTTCTCCTCAGTATCACCCTCTGCATAGCTCTCAAAATCCTTCTCTCCAAACTAGCAAATACTACCCACAAGAAGCCAAACCTTCCCCCAGGCCCAAGATTTATACCAATCCTCAGTCCTCTCCAATGGTTCCGGCTGAATCTCTTCGACATCGAGCCTGTCCTCCGATCCCTCCGCACCAAGTACGGCCCCATTTTCACCCTCCACATCACCTCCAGCCCGACCATCTTCATCGCGGACCGCAAAGTCGCCCACCAGGCCCTCGTCCAGGCCGGCGCCGCCTTCGCCGACCGCCCCCCCGCCACCGAGTCCGGCCGCCTcctcagcagcaaccgccacaACATCAGCTCCGCCCCCTACGGGCCCCTTTGGCGCCTCCTCCGACGCAACCTCAACGCCGAGATCATCCACCCCTCCCGCCTCAAGCTCTTCACCCCCGTCCGTCGCTGGGTCCTCCGAATACTCGTCAGCAAGCTCAAAACcgaggccgaggccggcggtGGAGTGGTGGTGGTCATGGAGAGCTTCCGGTACGCCATATTCCGCCTGCTGTTCCTCATGTGCTTTGGCGAGAAATTGGACGAGAAGGCCACCGATGACATCCAAGCCACCATGAGACATTTACTCTCGTCCCTGGCGAAGTTCAACGTCTTTGCCTTCCTTCCCAAAGTCACCAAGATTGTTTTCCGAGAAAGATGGAATTTGCTGCTAGTGCTGCACAAGAGGCGAGAGGAACAGTTCGTCCCTCTGATAAGAGCACGCAGAGAGcggaagcagcagcagcagcagcacggGGAAGGCAGCTTTGCTTACGCATACGTTGATTCCCTTCTTGATCTACGACTCCCCGAGGAGGGAGGGCGGCAGCTCAGTGAGTGTGAGCAAGTGAGCCTCTGCTCGGAGTTCTTGGCAGGAGGCACAGACACCACCACCACAGCCTTGCAGTGGATCATGGCGAACCTCGTGAAGCACCCAGACGTACAAAGAAAGTTATTGGAAGAGATTGAAGCGACGGTGGGGAGCGACGCAGAGGAGATTGTGGAAGAGGACTTGCAGAGGATGCCGTATCTTAAGGCAGTGATCTTGGAAGGGCTGAGGCGGCACCCACCGGCCCACTTCGTGGTGCCTCACGCGGTCACGGAAGACGTGACCTTGAACGGGTATTTGATACCGAAGGGGGCGGCGATTAATGTTACAACCGCGGAGATGGGGTGGGATGGGAAGGTGTGGGAGGAGCCGATGGAGTTCAAGCCGGAGAGATTCTTGGCCGGGGGTTCAGGGGAGGGGGTGGATATAACCGGGAGCAAGGAGATCAAGATGATGCCTTTTGGGGTGGGGAGGAGGATATGCCCGGGGCTCGGGCTGGCGATGCTACATCTTGAATACTTCGTGGCCAATTTGGTCAGAGATTTCGAATGGAAGGCTGTGGAAGGAGAAGTGGACCTTTCTGAGAAGCTCGATCTCACTGTTGTCATGAAGAATCCTCTTCGAGCTCGAATCCTTCCGAGAAGAAATGAGTGA
- the LOC120104341 gene encoding uncharacterized protein LOC120104341, translating into MRFVIRGKLSPRYVGPFEILDRVGEVAYRLALPPALSSVHNVFHVSMRRKYIPDPNHVVDFEPISLHEDLTYEEYPVRIVDRKDQVLRSRTIPYVKVQWSNHSKREATWELEEEIKAKHPQLFGIPGSYGTRAW; encoded by the exons ATGAGGTTCGTGATTCGTGGCAAATTGAGCCCTAGGTATGTTGGTCCGTTCGAGATCTTGGACAGAGTTGGAGAAGTGGCATATCGTTTGGCTTTACCACCAGCTTTATCAAGTGTGCATAATGTATTTCATGTTTCAATGCGGAGGAAATATATTCCGGACCCGAACCATGTGGTAGATTTTGAGCCTATAAGTCTGCATGAGGATCTGACTTATGAAGAGTACCCGGTACGGATTGTggatagaaaggatcaagtATTGCGAAGTCGGACCattccttatgtaaaggtgcaatGGAGCAACCACTCCAAAAGAGAGGCCACTTGGGAGctcgaagaagaaataaaagccaAACACCCTCAGCTCTTTGGTATTCCAG GTTCATATGGCACGAGGGCGTGGTAG